From Columba livia isolate bColLiv1 breed racing homer chromosome 5, bColLiv1.pat.W.v2, whole genome shotgun sequence, one genomic window encodes:
- the SYT12 gene encoding synaptotagmin-12: MDTGHVSRARMSAAAAPPRWEIGLYAAGALALLGIAALNLWKLWRSGTYPAPSPFPNYDYRYLEHKYGAACPDLKHKRGQAPGSQKVLDKTSPIRRSSLRADDTFESITELGSLELMSRDLGWAPYGPLKKSVSADSLSSVSSLGNSFGQDVSVGQVEVALEYEARAAALHVTLLQGKDLLEKEEARFESCFMRVSLLPAEHIVGISRIQRSAYAVAFDERFSVPLDPAALEENSLRFSVFGVDEDERSVSTGVAELKLSDLDLPARPFNAWLYLQDTNKAVDTVGEILLSLSYLPTAERLTVVVVKAKNLVWSSGKATADPFVKVYLLQDGRKISKKKTAVKRDDTNPVFNEAMIFSVPAIVLQDLSLRVTVAESGEDGRADNTGHVLIGPAASGMGTTHWNQMLATLRRPVSMWHPLRRN; this comes from the exons ATGGACACCGGCCACGTAAGCAGAGCCCGCATGAGCG CCGCTGCAGCCCCCCCGCGCTGGGAGATCGGCCTCTACGCGGCAGGCGCGCTGGCGCTGCTCGGCATCGCCGCCCTCAACCTCTGGAAGCTCTGGCGCTCCGGCACCTACCCGGCgccctcccccttccccaacTACGACTACCGCTACCTGGAGCACAAGTACGGCGCGGCGTGCCCGGACCTCAAACACAAG CGGGGCCAGGCTCCGGGCTCGCAGAAGGTGCTGGATAAGACGTCCCCCATCCGCCGGAGCAGCCTGCGTGCAGACGACACCTTCGAGAGCATCACGGAGCTGGGGAGCCTGGAGCTGATGAGCAGGGACCTGGGCTGGGCCCCCTACGGCCCCCTGAAGAAATCGGTGTCGGCCGACTCGCTGAGCTCGGTGTCGTCGCTGGGGAACAGCTTCGGGCAGGACGTCTCGGTGGGGCAGGTGGAGGTGGCGCTGGAGTACGAGGCGCGCGCGGCCGCGCTGCACGTCACGCTGCTGCAGGGCAAGGAcctgctggagaaggaggaggcGCGCTTCGAGTCCTGCTTCATGCGCGTCAGCCTGCTGCCCGCCGAGCACATCGTcggcatctcccgg ATCCAGCGCAGCGCCTACGCCGTGGCGTTCGACGAGCGGTTCTCCGTCCCGCTGGACCCCGCGGCGCTGGAGGAGAACAGCCTCCGCTTCTCCGTGTTCGGTGTCGACGAGGATGAGCGCAGCGTCAGCACCGGCGTGGCCGAGCTCAAGCTGTCGGACCTGGACCTGCCGGCGCGGCCCTTCAACGCCTGGCTCTACCTGCAGGACACCAACAAG GCGGTGGACACGGTGGGGGAGATCCTGCTGTCCCTGAGCTACCTGCCCACGGCCGAGCGCCTGACCGTGGTGGTGGTCAAAGCCAAGAACCTGGTGTGGAGCAGCGGCAAAGCGACCGCGG ATCCCTTCGTCAAGGTGTACCTGCTGCAGGACGGGAGGAAGATCAGCAAGAAGAAGACGGCAGTGAAGAGGGATGACACCAACCCCGTGTTCAACGAGGCCATGATCTTCTCGGTGCCGGCCATCGTGCTCCAG GACCTGTCCCTGAGGGTGACGGTGGCCGAGAGCGGCGAGGACGGCCGGGCCGACAACACGGGCCACGTCCTGATCGGGCCGGCGGCCAGCGGGATGGGCACCACGCACTGGAACCAGATGCTGGCCACGCTGCGCAGACCCGTCTCCATGTGGCACCCGCTGCGGCGCAACTGA